The bacterium genome contains the following window.
TTAAAACGACGATTATAAGGGAAGTAAAAACGCTTATAAAGGGGCTTATGCCAGCCTTGGGAGCGGGTTTCGTTTCCTCTTTTGCCTTTTCCTTCTCAACTGATTTCTCGGCGGGGGTTAGCTTAGCTGGGAGGGAGAGGGAAGCAAAGGAAAGACTGAAAATCTGGGGCTCAGCGGTTAGGGAAATTTCTATATCCTGACTAATCTTCAGCTCTCCTCTCCTCGCTTCCAGATTCCCCTTCCCTTGAGGTATAAAATAAAAGTAGGTGGTTCCTTCGTCCTCTTCCCTTAACACATATGAGTATTTATTCCCTTTGGAATCATGGAGGGAAACTACGGCATAATCAACCGGAGTTCCCCGGGAATCGGTGAGCTTCACTCCTATTTTATATATGAGGTTGAAATCTCCTTCGGAGAAAGTAATGGATGTATCCTTTGCCTTCAAATCCTTCATTGCTCCCCTGTTCTGCTCGTCGCTCACAGCCACTTTGAAATCCCCCTCAGGGAGGGAAACGACGACATCCTTCCCTTGGAGAAGATAAGTGTTTTGGACACCATTCTGAATGAATAGGATGTATTTTCCCTCTTTTGGGAAGTGAATTGTGACATCCCGAGGAAAAGCAACCAGGGAAAGGAAAATCAAAGCCAATCCAATAATTTTACGCATCTCTCTCTTTTCCTCCTATAAGAACGAATTAATTCAAAAGCCTTGGGGAGAAAGCGAGGCAAGTCAGTAGCAAGCATATACTCCTCGCCAAACTCCTTTTTAGCTAAATCCCCACAAAGCCCATGGAGAAACACGCCGAGGAGAGCAGAGGATAGGGGAGAAAGACCCTGCGCCAGAAATCCTCCAATCATTCCAGTGAGAACATCGCCTGTCCCTCCGCTCGCCATCCCGGAATTACCTGTGGGATTGATGAAACATTCTCCCTCCGGGCTAGCGATGACTGTTCTTGCCCCCTTCAAAACAACAACGCAACCTGATTCCTCAGCCAATCTCTTAGCCCACCCAATCCTATCCGCTTGAATATTTCTCACATCCTCACCCACAAGTCGCGCCATTTCCCCGGGATGAGGGGTAAACACGAACTTCTTACTCTTGAAATCCACCTTCTTTCCTGCTAAGCAGTTCAAAGCATCGGCGTCTATTACTGCGGGAAGTTCAATTTCGCTCAAAAGATTGTGAACGAGCTGGCAGGTTTCGGGATTAGTTGAGAGACCAGGTCCTATTGCTAAAGCGCTGCATTTTCTCAACTTCTCTTTTATGAGAGGAAGAGCTTTTGAGGAAAGGGTGCGCTCCTCGGTCTCGGGAAGAGGATAGGTCATAACCTCCGTCAGCTTGACCTCCATAACATCGTTAAGGGAGGAGGGAATGCCAAGGGTGACAAGACCCGTTCCAACTCGCAAGGCACCCTCGCAACACATAGCAGCAGCCCCTGTAAAACCAAGGGAACCAGAGAGAACGAGTAGGTGCCCAAAGGAACCCTTATGGGCATCAGGAGGTCTTTGGGGAAGAAGCTCTTGGAGAAGGGAAGGGGTAAGGAGGTTAAGAGTAGGAGATGAGAGAAGGGAATGGGGTATGCCGATATCTGCTACATAGACATCTCCTGCGTAGTATGCCCCTGGATAAAGGATTAATCCTCTTTTGGGAAGTGCGAAGGTAACCGTTCTGTCCGCTTTCACAGCTACACCGCACACTTCACCACTATCCCCTATGCCTGAGGGTATATCAATGGAAAGGACGGGCTTTTTAACTGAGTTAATCGCCTCAATTGCCTCCTTATATGGTGAGCCTACCTCCCCTTTCAAGCCCGTCCCGAAAATAGCGTCTATCACTAAATCAGCGTCTCGCAAATGGGATTTGATATCAGTAGGCAGTTCCAGTATTTCAATCCCCATTCTCTCCCCTATCTCAAGGTTGGCTTTCGCATCGCCTTTAATTTCCTCTTTCCTTGCAAGGAGAATTACTTTCACTTTTACCCCCAAGTTGAACAGATGGCGCGCACAGGCTATTCCATCCCCTCCATTGTTGCCCTTCCCCGCTACGACCACCACATTTTCTCCCTCAAGCATAGCAAGCGCCATTTCCGCTGACCTTTCCCCGGCGTTCTCCATTAGTAGAAGAGTAGGAAGGGAAAATTCCTCCCTCGCTCTCCTATCTATTTCTCGCATCTCCTCGCTGGAGGCGACTTTCATTATAACTAAATTATAATAAACCGATGATGAAGATACAAGAGAGAGTCCAGAGAGCTACACAGGTTAGGAGGGGAAGGTCCTTAACAACCGCCTGGTCGGGAAACTCGGCGAGGTCCGTTTTCTGGACGAGGTAGAGGTAGCGGGCAATTCCGTAAATGACGAAGGGAATTGTCCAAAAAAGCAAGGGATGGTTTTGCCCAGTTGGAGAAAAGAAGGTGTAAAGGGCATAAGAGATGATGCATGATGAGCCTGTGAGCGACATAAGCTGGTCTAAGAAGGGAAGCGGATAATGCTGAAGGACCTCTCTGTGCTGAGGGGCAGAGGCTTTCAAGCTTAGCAACTCTCCCCTTCTCTTTCCCGTTGCCAAAAGGAGAGCAAGGAGAAAAGTGCAGAGAATTATCCATGTGGAGGCGGGGACATCAATTGCGGAAGCTCCTGCCTCTACCCTCAGGATGAAGGAGAAGGCAACGGTTAAGATATCAAGAAGCACAACGCCCCTTAAAAAGAGGCTATAAGCTAATTGGAGACAGGCGAAAGAAAAGCAGACGATGGTGAAGAAGGGACTGATGAAAAGGGATAAAGCAAGGGGAACAAGGACGAAGAAGACAGCTGAAAGGCGAGCTATTGAAGGAGAGAGCGCTCCCGAGGCTATGGGTCGCCATCTCTTTTGGGGATGTCTTCTATCCCTTTCTATATCCATTAAATCGTTGATGATATAAAGCCCTCCCGAGAGGAAAGAGAAGACAACGAAGGCAGAGATTGAAAGGAGGAGTTTCTCAAGTGTGAACTCACCTGCGAAGATAAGGGGGGCGATAACGAACAGGTTCTTCGTCCACTGGTGTGGACGGAGGGACAACAAAATATTAAGCAAGAGGCTCCTTCTTCTCATGTTTACTAATTATAAATCATCAATCGTCATAATTCTATTTTTGTTTCTCCACTCGCAAAGCCAAAATGGGGAAGATGGCGAAGAAGGAAATAACACCGCTCATAAAAAAGGGAAGAGAGATGTCTATGTTCGCCAAATAGCCAGCGATTACAGGCCCCAGTACCCATCCTATGTTGCTGATTGCCCCTACGGTTGCCACTTGAAATGCCCTCGTTTCGTCTCTGGAAAAGCGCTGTATTAAAGTGCTGCGGGCAGGCGTCCAGATGCTCGCCCCTATAACATCGTGAATTAGCCACACCCCAGCAGCCCAGAGAAAAGTCGGCATAAAGGCTGTAGCGCTTATCGCTATATTCTGTAGGGTGAGAAATATGATATACAACCACTTCAAATTCCTCAATTCCTGCCATCTCCCTCTCAATAGATTTCCGGCGAATATCATAGGGAAGCCGAGCGAAATGCGATGAAGGGCGAGGAGAATAGCCACCCAAGCTTCGCTGACATTGTATTTAACACTGAAGAAAAGAGGCATCATCTGGGTATGGCTTAGAGCGACTCCGAGATTACATATGAAACCCGAAATGGTTAAGAGCCATAAATCTCTGTTTAAAAAACCAAGGTTCTCGCTACCCAAAGAGACAACTTCCTCCTCTATTTTCATCTCGGAGAAGTTTAGTTGGAAAATAAGAAAGGCAAGGAAGATGATTGAAGCGGAAACGAAGAAGGGCAGGTTATAACCCCTAAGCATCAATATGCCAGCAGCAACGATACCAAACCCTTGAAAGAAGAAACTCAGCCCTGCCGTCCTCCCCATAATGAAGAGATACCTGCTCCTTGATACGCTCTCATATAAAACGACCGAATTGATTGTGTCCTGAATGGCGGCTGCGGTTTCCCTAAGGGTCTTTATGAGTGTAAGAAGCGAGAGCTTGGCGGAAAGAGGCGTGAGGAAATTGAAGATTGAGGAGAAAAGGAGAGCGAGGGAATAGAAGGGTTTTCTTCCCGAGATATCCGAGATGCGAGCTGACCATATTTGAACGAAGAAAACGAAAAAGAAAGAAATGGCAAAGACAAAACCCATCCCTTGATAAGAGATTCCTCTATCTTTCATATAATAAGGGAGGGCGAAGTCGTAGAGCCCTATAGCTATGCCGAAAAGCGAGGAAACGAAAAGCAAAGTCCAAAAGTTCCTTTTCTCAATATTCATATTGCTCATATTCTATAAAAGTATCTCCTTATTTTCCACCTATTTAAAGCTAACCATTTTCGCCTTGACAATTGGAAAATTAGTAATTTAATACTTAAAAATCATTGAAGGAGGTAGATGGAGATGATTGATATTAGACTATCGTTGTGGTTTTTCGGAGCACTTCTTCTTTTCGTTTCCCTTTCGGAAGCTCAACTCAAGCTGCCCACCTTCTTCTCCGACCACATGGTTTTCCAAAGGGGACAGAAGATAAAGATTTGGGGAATGGCTAAGCCGGGAACAATCATAATTGTTTCTCTAAATGGGAAAACTGCCAAAGGCAAAGCAAATGTTAAGGGACGCTGGCAGGTAAACCTTCCCGCGATGAAGGAAGGCGGTCCTTATGAACTGGTAGTGCAGGCAGGAGATGAGAAGATAGAATTGAAGGATGTATATATCGGAGAAGTTTGGATAGCCTCCGGGCAATCCAATATGTGGTGGCCGGTATCCGAATCCATGAACGCGGAGAAGGAGATACAGGAGGCGAATTATCCTCTCATTCGCTTGCTCCAAGTTCCTCTAAAATCCTCCACTCAGCTCCAGTGGGATGTGGAATGCAAGTGGCAGGTTTGTTCTCCTGAAACCGTTAAGAATTTCTCCGCTGTTGCCTATTTCTTTGCGAGGGAGTTATATAAGAATCTCAATGTCCCAATAGGGATGATAC
Protein-coding sequences here:
- a CDS encoding FHA domain-containing protein, whose amino-acid sequence is MRKIIGLALIFLSLVAFPRDVTIHFPKEGKYILFIQNGVQNTYLLQGKDVVVSLPEGDFKVAVSDEQNRGAMKDLKAKDTSITFSEGDFNLIYKIGVKLTDSRGTPVDYAVVSLHDSKGNKYSYVLREEDEGTTYFYFIPQGKGNLEARRGELKISQDIEISLTAEPQIFSLSFASLSLPAKLTPAEKSVEKEKAKEETKPAPKAGISPFISVFTSLIIVVLILYIVFLLMKRRGFDIIGMMRQQAGQPQTAETPPPSPIPTSPDICPYCGQRKDPVTGACACTPGVAPSQTVVSTPGAKLVGYEGAVVGQVFPLSKKETTLGRGEDRDIVVPDSAVSRRHCKIVLEDDGYYILDEGSTNGTFVSGMRVAREKLKNGDIIQIGESKFRFEL
- a CDS encoding NAD(P)H-hydrate dehydratase, with translation MKVASSEEMREIDRRAREEFSLPTLLLMENAGERSAEMALAMLEGENVVVVAGKGNNGGDGIACARHLFNLGVKVKVILLARKEEIKGDAKANLEIGERMGIEILELPTDIKSHLRDADLVIDAIFGTGLKGEVGSPYKEAIEAINSVKKPVLSIDIPSGIGDSGEVCGVAVKADRTVTFALPKRGLILYPGAYYAGDVYVADIGIPHSLLSSPTLNLLTPSLLQELLPQRPPDAHKGSFGHLLVLSGSLGFTGAAAMCCEGALRVGTGLVTLGIPSSLNDVMEVKLTEVMTYPLPETEERTLSSKALPLIKEKLRKCSALAIGPGLSTNPETCQLVHNLLSEIELPAVIDADALNCLAGKKVDFKSKKFVFTPHPGEMARLVGEDVRNIQADRIGWAKRLAEESGCVVVLKGARTVIASPEGECFINPTGNSGMASGGTGDVLTGMIGGFLAQGLSPLSSALLGVFLHGLCGDLAKKEFGEEYMLATDLPRFLPKAFELIRSYRRKRERCVKLLDWL
- a CDS encoding decaprenyl-phosphate phosphoribosyltransferase; translation: MRRRSLLLNILLSLRPHQWTKNLFVIAPLIFAGEFTLEKLLLSISAFVVFSFLSGGLYIINDLMDIERDRRHPQKRWRPIASGALSPSIARLSAVFFVLVPLALSLFISPFFTIVCFSFACLQLAYSLFLRGVVLLDILTVAFSFILRVEAGASAIDVPASTWIILCTFLLALLLATGKRRGELLSLKASAPQHREVLQHYPLPFLDQLMSLTGSSCIISYALYTFFSPTGQNHPLLFWTIPFVIYGIARYLYLVQKTDLAEFPDQAVVKDLPLLTCVALWTLSCIFIIGLL
- a CDS encoding MFS transporter, whose amino-acid sequence is MSNMNIEKRNFWTLLFVSSLFGIAIGLYDFALPYYMKDRGISYQGMGFVFAISFFFVFFVQIWSARISDISGRKPFYSLALLFSSIFNFLTPLSAKLSLLTLIKTLRETAAAIQDTINSVVLYESVSRSRYLFIMGRTAGLSFFFQGFGIVAAGILMLRGYNLPFFVSASIIFLAFLIFQLNFSEMKIEEEVVSLGSENLGFLNRDLWLLTISGFICNLGVALSHTQMMPLFFSVKYNVSEAWVAILLALHRISLGFPMIFAGNLLRGRWQELRNLKWLYIIFLTLQNIAISATAFMPTFLWAAGVWLIHDVIGASIWTPARSTLIQRFSRDETRAFQVATVGAISNIGWVLGPVIAGYLANIDISLPFFMSGVISFFAIFPILALRVEKQK